The following are encoded together in the Leucoraja erinacea ecotype New England chromosome 13, Leri_hhj_1, whole genome shotgun sequence genome:
- the LOC129702885 gene encoding NXPE family member 3-like codes for MEDKGSKKSTHLLSILYFGCFLVVLMVVMGMVLNFRQTKFGSYEIDANFKKHPDPKVERKKAKVIDEKKTLWTDKLLQCGYQNHSFTPEERSEGTLLMKMLKWPKPLVSNVPFVESSNPSLTRFVILNSANTFNVGDQLQVMLRMLDFNGKPKAYGGDYLQARIHSPELKAGSVGTVVDNQNGFYYVNFTLFWPGKVQVSVSLVHPSEGIQALERIREESPDRVYFKSIFKSASSMENTVCNMCLPETAPLCNFTDLRTGEPWFCYKPKKLPCSSRINHIMGGYKRKLLTGVEAHYFQSAKNIKIPILPEGQGYVIVMSSTRTDKDPGKCLPGTPLLSPSGFYYRDQWNSKTCKIEHFDTPASFTNCLRGKDIHIFGDSTIRQWFEYLISFVPGIRKYNLGNTAKTGPHLALDIDNTIKMDYFAHGKPIRIQPISNQDLPLIANKLDDIKGGKDTIIAFTIWCHFNTFPVETYIRRLQNIRRSILRLLNRSPDTVIVIKTANVQALPREVSLYNSDWFSFQLDTVMRSMFKGINVAFVDAWEMTLAHYLLHELHPKQIIIKNQVDMFLSYVCAKR; via the exons TTTGGTAGCTATGAAATAGATGCAAACTTTAAGAAACATCCAGATCCAAAGGTTGAACGGAAAAAAGCCAAGGTAATAGATGAGAAGAAGACTCTTTGGACTGACAAACTTCTACAATGTGGCTATCAGAATCATAGTTTCACCCCTGAAGAAAGGTCGGAGGGTACGCTTCTGATGAAAATGCTTAAATGGCCAAAGCCTTTAGTCTCTAACGTACCTTTTGTTGAAAGCAGCAACCCATCGCTCACTCGCTTTGTTATTTTAAATTCTGCAAACACCTTCAACGTCGGTGATCAGTTACAAGTGATGCTGCGCATGCTTGACTTCAACGGAAAACCAAAGGCATATGGAGGTGACTATCTCCAGGCACGGATCCATAGCCCAGAGTTAAAGGCTGGTTCAGTAGGAACGGTTGTGGATAACCAAAATGGATTTTATTACGTAAATTTTACACTGTTCTGGCCGGGGAAAGTCCAAGTGTCTGTTTCTTTGGTTCACCCCAGTGAAGGGATCCAAGCCCTTGAGAGAATAAGGGAGGAATCCCCGGATCGAGTGTATTTTAAAAGCATTTTCAAGTCGGCGAGTAGCATGGAGAACACAGTGTGCAACATGTGTTTGCCTGAGACTGCACCACTCTGCAACTTTACTGATCTCAGGACTGGAGAACCCTGGTTCTGTTACAAACCCAAGAAACTTCCCTGCTCTTCTCGTATCAACCACATCATGGGTGGTTACAAGCGGAAGCTCTTAACTGGAGTAGAAGCTCACTATTTTCAAAG TGCGAAAAATATCAAGATTCCAATATTGCCTGAAGGTCAAGGTTATGTAATTGTAATGTCTTCAACACGCACAG ACAAAGATCCCGGCAAATGTCTGCCTGGCACGCCATTGCTTTCACCATCTGGATTTTATTATCGGGATCAATGGAACTCAAAAACCTGCAAAATCGAACACTTTGACACTCCAGCAAGTTTTACCAACTGTCTTCGTGGAAAAGATATTCATATTTTTGGAGATTCCACCATACGCCAGTGGTTTGAGTATTTGATATCTTTTGTACCAG GCATCAGAAAGTATAATCTGGGCAACACAGCAAAGACTGGACCCCACCTTGCTCTGGATATAGACAACACGATTAAGATGGATTATTTTGCACATGGGAAACCAATACGCATCCAGCCCATATCAAATCAGGACCTGCCATTGATTGCAAATAAACTGGATGATATTAAAGGGGGAAAGGACACCATTATAGCCTTCACCATCTGGTGCCATTTCAACACTTTTCCAGTGGAAACTTATATTCGAAGGCTGCAGAATATCCGGAGATCAATTCTACGTTTGCTCAATAGAAGTCCCGATACGGTGATTGTAATAAAGACAGCTAATGTCCAAGCTCTTCCACGAGAGGTCAGCCTCTACAACAGTGACTGGTTCTCCTTCCAGCTTGATACAGTAATGAGAAGCATGTTCAAAGGCATCAATGTGGCATTTGTAGATGCGTGGGAGATGACCTTGGCCCATTACCTGCTGCACGAGTTACACCCCAAGCAAATCATCATCAAGAATCAAGTAGATATGTTTCTTTCATATGTATGTGCAAAACGTTAA